The Topomyia yanbarensis strain Yona2022 chromosome 3, ASM3024719v1, whole genome shotgun sequence nucleotide sequence GTTTTAGGTAgttctttttaatttaaattcacGCATCAACATTCCGGCCACCTTGAAGTAGCACGGATACTTCAAATTCATTTCTTGCTTGTACTTCTTCTATTCTTCGTCCGAACTGGGATCAGACGCTGTGGACTGCGTTTCCGGTGTCGGAAGCAAGGCCAGTTTCACGACTGGACGGACAACTGAATCGGATGTGGCGGTTTTCAGGGTGACAACGCGAACAATTCCATCCTTGTTCGGGTGTACCTGGATGATTTTTCCGAGTGGCCATTGAGTTGGCGGCAGACATTCGTCCTTGATCACCACAACTCGTCCGGGTTCAATGGTGACCTTGGGGTACTGCTTCGTGGCTCGTGACTGCAGCTGCTGAAGGTACTCGGGATACCACCTTGCCCAAATCCTTTGGACACGCTTCTGGGTGAGCTGCCAATGTGAAAGTCGATTGTCGGGTACATCGCAAAGTGACGGCTCTGGAACGGCTTGTAGGCTGGTTCCCACCAGGAAATGGCCTGGGGTCAGAGCTTCCAGGTCTGACGGATCGGACGGTATGGCAGTGAGAGGTCTGGAGTTTAGACACATCTCGATCTGGGCGAGTATGGTTATCATGTCCTCGTAGCTGACATTCACACTGCCGATCTCACGAAGCAGATGGTGCTTTGCTGACTTGACGGCTGCTTCCCACAGACCGCCGAAGTGCGGAGCGCGAGGTGGAATGAATCGCCACATGATCTCATTCTCGGAACACCAGTCGAGGATCTGCTTTCGTCCACCCTGATCGGACTTTAGCATGTGGTGGATTCGGTTGAGTGCATTGGACGCTCCCTTGATTGCGGTGCCGTTGTCGCTATGGATCTCCCTCATTCTTCCTCTGCGGGCGACGAAACGGCGGAGGGCAGCCAGAAAGGCTGGCGTGGATAGGTCAGAGACCAGTTCGATGTGGACAGCGCGGGTGGAGAAACACACGAAGATCGCGATGTATGCCTTCGTAGGTGCACGGTTGCGTGTCAGCGATGTAGACAGGTCCACAATAGTCTACACCGCATACGGAGAACGGTCTGGTTGGCGAGACTCGCGAGGACGGCAGGTCTGCTACGGTTTGCTGGATCAAACGGGGCTTGCTGCGAAAACACGTGTGGCACTGATGGTACGTGCGGCGAACGAGGTCGCGTCCTCCAATCACCCAGTACTTCTGACGCAGTGTAGTTAGCGTCAGTTGTGGTCCTGCATGTAGCAGATTGCTGTGGTAGTACTCGGTCAACAACACGGACAGCGGATGCTTCGCAAGCAGCATTATCGGGTGTTTCATTTCTTCCGAAACTACGGCGTATTTGAGTCTCCCACCGACTCGAATAACGCCATCTTTATACATCGTCGGTTTCAACCACTTTAACGATGCGGGAAGGGGTTCACGTCTGGTTATTTTAGAGAGCTCCTTGGAGAACATCTCCCGTTGGGCTACGCGACACAAGGCTAAATCAGCCTCGCGTAGATCGGCCGTTGAAAGCGAGTCAAACGGCTCTGGCTTGGTTTTCTGCACGGCAGCTCGTAGAGAGCGGAAATATCGCATCCAATACGCGATGGAACGTCGTAGCTTTGTAAAGCTGGAGTAGCGACTGAACAGTCGAGCGGAAAACGATGGTTCGGCTACCGTTACCGACATCACGGCGACATTGCTTTTGCTCTCTGGCATTGTGGATAAATCGAACGCTGGCAGCACAGTGCGTGGCCAATGGTGTGGCAAAACCCCTAACCATTGCGGTCCTATCCACCAAAACTCGAGGTTCACGATATCGGTTGGATTGACACCTCGTGATATAAGGTCTGCTGGGTTGGATTCTCCGGGAACGTGCTGCCAGGAACAAGATGCGGTAGAGGATTGGACTGTGGACACTCGGTTTGCCACGAACGTTTTCCAGCGCGACGGGCACGATTGTAGCCAGTAGAGGACTATCGTCGAATCAACCCAGAAGAACACTTCGCACGATGTCTTAAGGGACTTCATCACCTTCTCATATAGGCTAACCGACAACACAGCGGCACACAACTCTAGGCGCGCAATCGATTGGCAGGTGGCTAACGGTGCGACCTTGGATTTTGACGTTAGCAGCTGAACACGAATCCCTGCAGCTGACTCAGAACGGACGTAGCAGCATGCACCATATGCCTTCTCTGAAGCATCGGAGAAAAAGTGCAGCTGGATGGTTTCGGTCTTGATCTGCGACACGAATCTGGGAATGCGGATTTTGGAGATTGCATCTAGCGTACCATGGAATTCCTTCCATTCGCCTTGTAGACGCGGAGGCAGCGGACGATCCCACTCGTATGAATCTCCTGCGTCGGTCTTCAATGCCCACAGGCGCTGCATGAACAGCTTCGCTACGGTGATTGTCGGGCCAACTAGCCCTAGTGGGTCGAAGATCTGCGCAATGTAGGACATGACCTTCCTTTTGGTCAGGACGGGTGCTGGTAACGGCAACTGGACCTTGAAGCGCATCGTATCGGACTTCGGCTCCCAAACGAGTCCTAAGGTGGATATGGATTGTTCGTCCTGGAGATCATGCAGTGGTAGTAGAGCGAGATCTTCTTGCGGGACTTGCGCAAGGACTTCGGAGGAATTGGATGCCCACTTCTTTAACGGAAGGCCAGCTGACGTAAGCATGGCGGAAACTTCTTGGCGAAGGCGGATTGCGGATTGGACATCGTCAGCTCCCGATAAAAAGTCATCGACGTAAAAATCCTGCTTCACAGCATCTACGGAGGCGGGGTACTTGTCGCCTTCGTCCTGTGCAACTTGTAGGAGGGTGCGAGTTGCCAGGAATGGCGCGGATGCAAAACCGTACGTAACGGTTTGGAGCTCGTACGATATGAGCGGATCGTCGCGGTTGGAACGCCAGAGAATGCGTTGAAGCGGTCGGTCCTTGGGATGCAGCTGAATCTGTCGGTACATCTTCTCGATGTCGGCTACGATGGCGATCGGGTGTGTGCGGAACCTCATGACGATAGACAACAGGTCCTCCTGGACGACAGGACCAACGAGCTGCTTATCGTTGACGGAAAATCCTGACGATGTTTTA carries:
- the LOC131688176 gene encoding uncharacterized protein LOC131688176 — its product is MREIHSDNGTAIKGASNALNRIHHMLKSDQGGRKQILDWCSENEIMWRFIPPRAPHFGGLWEAAVKSAKHHLLREIGSVNVSYEDMITILAQIEMCLNSRPLTAIPSDPSDLEALTPGHFLVGTSLQAVPEPSLCDVPDNRLSHWQLTQKRVQRIWARWYPEYLQQLQSRATKQYPKVTIEPGRVVVIKDECLPPTQWPLGKIIQVHPNKDGIVRVVTLKTATSDSVVRPVVKLALLPTPETQSTASDPSSDEE